The region ATTAAGCTCTATGCTGATCTTTTAGTTATTTGTAACTATTAATATCTTAGCTTTTATACTTTtgttataacaacaacaaatcgATGCTCTAAACTTCGCATATTTTTATTTCCAATAATTTCAATAAGTAGaggattttgaaaagaattagCCTCAGTTGATGTTTTAAGCtagtaaaattttaaatctATACCAATGTGTCAATCTGTCATTGCAGGGACTGAGTTTCAATGTTTCTAAAAAATTTAACATGTATTTCAAGTGGAAACCAAcgtataatttaattttagcaAGGTCCAACTACTACTCTCTATATTGGAAAATAATTATAAGTGTTTGACTCactatcttatttttaaaaatttcagaTGTCAAGTTTAAGAAGACGTTGGCGTAACGGATTATGTTGTTCCTATGTTCCTTTTTAAGCTTTATTTTAGGAACTGTCTCGCAACTGCGtttacatttatttttcttctttgcttGACTTGACAAAGTTTGTATTTATCTATTTGAGCTTTATTTCTTAGCTTGATGTTCTTTTTTTCAAGTTCATATTTTCAACTTGGAATGTCTCGTTACATAACTCCAAAAGGAAGATAATTTTTGCAATCTTGGAATGAATCAAAGCAAACTGCGAAGGAATACGAAAAGCTATTATTTATTGGAAAAACAGAGACAAATTAAGAGCTAAACTAAGACCATTgctatttcattttcttcaaagatgaatgaaatgaaagatattATGTATAGAACTAGATGTACCAAAGAAGCTAAAATGCATTGTTTTTGCACTCTAAGCTAAACAAATTGTGTAAAGCATATGTTGCACTCTAAGGTATCCTGGGAACTTTTTCTTCTGATAACCGAGAAATCCCCGAGGGTCATGTGGTGCACGTTTCAAAACCAATGGATAATGGGACTACCTCTGAACAATTCTGGACGAAAATACCAGACTTTTATCTGCGAAAGGGTTCATATCCATAATGTGCGTGTAATCCATACTTCATGCACTACACTCTGAAGCCTTAGTGACAAATATGGCGTATGTTATTGAACATATATTTGGATCACGGCGGGTACTGTCAAGTAATCCTAGAGAAACCTTGTGGTGAGTTTGGAAAGTGGAGAAAGGGAAGAAAACGATATGGCAATTGTAGTTCCTTGGACCCTTTGAATGGAAAGGAACGCAAGATGCTTTGACGAGACCTCAACAACAGTCATTGAAACCTAAGATAtctttcaaatttttattttttttggtgtaacaTTGGGATTTAAAACATGAGGCTTGTTCCAATTGAGGTTGAcgtgtataattaaaggagatgacatattttatgtaGTTAACATATACGTAATAGGTGTTTGAGAATAGGGACTGATGTACCGCCCATAATATGGTGCATGTGAACTCACAGTCTCCACAAAACTAGgtattttatgtacatgtttTCTTGAACTGATCTAATATTATATCATGGCCCCTGTGCTCCCAAAAGGTTGAATGGTGCTTGATTTAAAGTTGAATTATTTATGTAGTAGAACAGAGATCAATTCTCACTTGATACtttgttttctcctttcttcactGGTGCACTCATATTCTAAAAATTCTAGATCCCCTATGTTTTAAAACACGCACAAAATCTTTTTCAAAGTTTGAGCCAGAAGTGTTTAATAGGTTCACTTTATCATGTGTTTGGATATTCAATTTAAACATGCAAGTAGCTAGTTGGTTGCTATATATTTTGCAACTTTGTATATATCATTTGTAACaactcatttattttttatttttttaaaattttaatgttTTGTGAATTGTTTACGCTTAAATAGTTTTGTGACTCTAGTGTTACAAAGAGTAAGTTTAATAACACAATCTGTAAAATTAACCCCGAAATCAAAGTAACACAGCATAATTctattttaagaagaaaaaaaaaactaaaaagatgATAAAACACCAACAAAAAACTATCATACAAGTACTGATTTACGCTTAAGTTTAGCTATTTGTATCAGATTCATCCTATAAAATGCTTTTTAATGCACTTTTTGCAACCACACTTTGTGCCTAACTGAGGCGTTGTAGCAGCAGTTGTTATACTCCGTCCTACGGAGGGGCATAACAAAAAATGGTAGTATATCCCGTCCCAGCAATTCCGAATATCACTTATGCTGTGAAATAGACCATATGGCTAGCATAAAAAGTGAGCTACTCGAGACTCAATGCACAAAGCTGGAACCTTTCAAAGGTAGGTCCTTTCGAAGCATAAGGTAAAATGCTCCTTCGAATGAGTGacattcaacatgtttatgtgcCACGTCAGTTCCACGTCAACATTTGTGTTTatttgttcaactttatacaaattAAGGtgtctacttgtgcacaccAAAAGTTAGAGGGCATACTTGTCAGTTGAGGTCAAGTTTGAGggcctatttatgtattatgccttctTTATATCAAGTATTCCGGTAATGTAAACATCATCTACTATGCAGGAGTGCGCTTTCATGATAAAACAGAACACAGAATAGATTCTACAACAGAGAGCAGAACTAGCTTACAGACATTTAAAAAGCAGTACAAAATCAAACTCAACTTGCCAATGTTCAGCTAAAGAACAATCTTGAATTCCTTGCAATGTACTCCCTCAATCCAAAATTAAGTGTCACTTTAGCGGAAAAAGTTGTCCCAAAATAATTGCcgctttaggaattcaagacaaaaaataGTAGTTGTTTCCAACTATACCCTTATATTAAAGAACTACTTCTTAATAGTGCTCAATTGTCAAAAAACATCCAATAAATAGTGGTAACTTAGTAACCTATACCTTGTATTTATTGTTTTTGGTAATGGGCGTGAAATGAGCTAAAGCCAcccttattttgggacggagggaataggcattagaagaaaaaaaacaaaaggttCAGAATGATAAACTGCAAAATATCTGCAAGATAGGACAAGGTAGGTCAAGTCTCTGTCTAGTAAATAGTAATAGCAGCATGACAATGCAATAACAGTGGCTTTCTAAAGTTACACATACAGATCTCtcttagagagagagagagagagagagagagagagagagaagagggtAGTGGCGGAGGCACAATTTTCACCAACGGGATTCAACAtccgttatatatacataacaaacaaaaaaaagttgaccTTGTACTGAGTCTAGAAATAGATTCCTAGTTGTTAACCATTTGATAGCAAAGTTTTCGATTCTGCAAATGGAAAGCAGGGGGAGACGGAGTTATGGGGGAGCTACTGCTAGTTCAGAGCTTTGGTTGCTTCAAATAGAACTGTTTGGGAAAGGCTCACTCATTTCACCACCACATGTGAATGCACAAGGGCGCATAGAATGAAATGCATCTAGATCAAGGGACATTCTAGGCAAAGAACAAGTGGTGATATGATGCTTCGGGATATTCATAAATCTTCTCATTTCTAATCCAAATAAGATCTTcagaagtactccctccatttcaatttggttgtcttagtttgaccaggtacggaatttaagaaagtaaagaagactttgaaccttgtggtcttaaactaaagatatgtgtAATGTACCCaaatgccctttaatcttgtggtcctaaACACACCATGTGAAATGATAAAATTAAAGAATtgccaaattaggaaagaggcaTACTTTCTGAAACAGGCTAAAAAggagtaagacaaacaaattgaaatagagagagtaatatatatgtatgagtgtatgtgtgtgtatgtaagaaagagagaagattACGCTAATTATAAAATAGCGTTTAATGACTTAGTTGACACATGAACTGCTGCAGGCCACAAATGTATACATAAAACCAAGACAGAGAACCCAAGATGATAACTTCAGCATTACCTCTTGGCTTTGATAAAAGAATCAGGAAACAGTTACCAAATAGGTTCTTCTTGATGCAGAATACTAAGTTTTACGCAAGTACGCCACTGCAAGACTAATATCACTAATGCAAGTTCGTCGAGTTCTTAACTTCTGATGATCAGAAAGCACAGAAATTTATATTCCAAATGATCTCTGGTGATAGATGTTTGGACAAACGTCCAGAGTAAAACCAACCACGACTTCCATAACAAAGCTGATGCAGttaattttagagaaaaataTTAGGAGAACTTAAAAGAAGTGCTTAACAAGTTTACTGCATGCTGAGCTGTAAAATATTGTACAAAAGAAGGGGGCGATGACATACAGGttcccaaaaaacaaaaaaaaaaacttggagaTTCCGATGTACTCCTTAATAGTTAATGATACCTAGCTGCATCGATCTGATCTCTTCCCCGAGGTCTATCTAAGCTGAGAggtgcagaattgaaagaaatatCGGGCTTCGTACTGTCTATTTCGTGCTCCTTATGCTTCAGTTGCAATGCCATATGCTCATTCTCCAACATTAATTTCTCGTTCTCCAGCCTTTCTATTTCAAGCTCCCTGTCTTTCTTGCTGCAAAACCTTTGCCACTTAAACTGACGTTTCTCCAACTCAAACGCCTCAGCTTGGATTCCAATCTTTTCCTCTTCTAGTTGTAGCATCCGTTTCTTAATCCACATTTTTTGTTCCCACTTGGTTTTTGTCGGGTCTTgaaaaaattcattaatttcAGCCAAAAGATTATCATGCCCGCTAGTTTGTGTGCAATTTTCTTCAACTCGTCTTGTTCTCTCATCATCGTGGttatcttcttcatcatccgattcatcatcatcatcatcatcactttcgTTATGTTCTTCAGCTTCATCTCCGTGGGACCCATACTGATCTTTTGCACACTGTGCCGCCGCAACAGGTGAAGAAGAGTGAACCGGAAATTCAATATTATTGCAATCAGGTATCTTTTGTCCGTTATGGTAAGCACACATCTCTCTATAAAACAAATGTTTAGAGTTAAGTATCTTTTTCACCGTGTCCTTGGCCTTAGCAGAAAGCTGCGGCATGGAATCCATTAGAGACGGATTTTCCACCACAGCACAAGAAGTACCCCTACCGAGAATATCATTCAATTTCTTGTACCTCTTGTTCAAATCGTTGAACTTATCTTCGCACTGCTGAGGCGAGACGTGACAACCGTTACTCATCATTATTCGCGAGACTGTTTTCCATTTAC is a window of Lycium ferocissimum isolate CSIRO_LF1 chromosome 12, AGI_CSIRO_Lferr_CH_V1, whole genome shotgun sequence DNA encoding:
- the LOC132038949 gene encoding uncharacterized protein LOC132038949 — protein: MNSSGMGGGFLSGYNGGFLGMNRLQQPQSNSNNAAYGHEINHNIVQSSVNPKLGLEHDKPIGLMDGKGCMAFGKDKAVGPSNVSNNPNSNTSDEDEPSFTEDGNGDNNGGAQGKKGSPWQRMKWTDNVVRLLIQVVACVGDDGSLEGQGPEAGLKRKSGCIQKKGKWKTVSRIMMSNGCHVSPQQCEDKFNDLNKRYKKLNDILGRGTSCAVVENPSLMDSMPQLSAKAKDTVKKILNSKHLFYREMCAYHNGQKIPDCNNIEFPVHSSSPVAAAQCAKDQYGSHGDEAEEHNESDDDDDDESDDEEDNHDDERTRRVEENCTQTSGHDNLLAEINEFFQDPTKTKWEQKMWIKKRMLQLEEEKIGIQAEAFELEKRQFKWQRFCSKKDRELEIERLENEKLMLENEHMALQLKHKEHEIDSTKPDISFNSAPLSLDRPRGRDQIDAARYH